CGGAGATCGACGCGCTGTGGCGCACGTCCCCGCTGCGCTCGTCGAAGCCGTCGCCGCTCGACGAGGTCCGCACCGCGATGTCGACGTTCGACCAGACTCTCTTCGAGGTGTTCCCCGAGGTCTACCGCCGCTTCGACCAGCTCCTCACGGGCGAGGACGCCGGCCGCGTCGCGCCCGTCGTGCCGCCGTTCGTGCGCCTCGGCACGTGGATCGGCGCCGACCGCGACGGCAACCCCAACGTCACCGCGACCATCACGCGCCAGGCCGCGGCGATCGCGAACGAGCACGTGCTCATCGCGCTCGAGCAGGTCGCGACCCGCCTCGGCCGCTCGCTGACCCTCGACGCGGACACGACTCCCCCGTCGGCCGAGCTCGAGAAGCTGTGGAAGGCGCAGCAGGTCCTCGCCGAGGACCTCACCAAGGAGATCGCGCTGCGCTCGCCCAACGAGCCGTACCGCCGCGTCCTCCTCGTCATCGCCCGCCGCATCGCGGCGACGCTGAGCCGCAACGCGGACCTCGCGTATGTCAAGGCCGAGGACCTCCTCGCCGACCTGCTCGTCGTGCAGGGCTCGCTCGTCGAGGCCGGCGCCCCGCGCGCCGCGTACGCCGAGCTGCAGCAGCTCATCTGGCAGGTGCAGACGTTCGGCTTCCACCTCGCCGAGCACGAGATCCGCCAGCACTCGCAGGTCCACCGCGAGACCCTCGCGGAGATCGCGGAGAAGGGCGCCGACGGCGACCTGTCCGACCGCAGCCGCGAGGTGCTCGACGTCTTCCGCGCGATCGCCGCGATCCAGAAGCGTTACGGCGTCCCCGCGGCACGCCGCTACATCGTGTCGTTCACGACGAGCGCCGAGGACCTCGCCAACGTCTACGAGCTCGCGCGCCACGCGCTCGGCGCCGACGCCGAGCTGCCCGTGCTCGATGTCATCCCCCTGTTCGAGACGTTCGCGGACCTCGAGGCGAGCGTCGACGTGCTCGACGAGACGATCAAGCAGCCCGCCGTGCGCGAGCGGCTCGCCGCGACCGGCCGCCGGCTCGAGGTCATGCTCGGCTACTCCGACTCGTCGAAGGACGTCGGGCCCGTCTCGGCGACGCTCGCCCTCTACGACGCGCAGAGCCGCATCGCCCAGTGGGCGAGGCGCAACGACATCACGCTGACGCTGTTCCACGGCCGTGGCGGCGCGCTCGGTCGCGGTGGCGGCCCCGCGAACCGCGCGATCCTCGCGCAGCCCCCGCACTCGGTCGACGGACGCTTCAAGCTCACCGAGCAGGGCGAGGTCATCGCGGCCCGCTACGGTCACCCGGTGATCGCGGCCCGCCACATCGACCAGGTCGCGGCCGCGACGCTGCTCGCGTCCGCCCCGAGCATCGAGGAGCGCAACGCGGGCGCCGCCGAGAAGTTCAAGGACATGGCGGCCACGATGGACGCCGCGTCGCGCGAGCGGTTCTTCGCCCTCGTGAAGTCGCCCGGCTTCCCGCGGTGGTTCGCCCAGGTGACCCCGCAGGACGAGGTCGGCCTCCTGCCGCTCGGCTCGCGCCCCGCCAAGCGCGGCCTGTCGATGAACTCCCTCGACGACCTCCGCGCGATCCCGTGGGTCTTCGCGTGGACGCAGGCGCGCATCAACCTCACCGGCTGGTTCGGTCTCGGCACCGCGCTCCAGGCGATCGGCGACCCGGAGAAGCTCCAGCAGGCGTACCGCGAGTGGCCGCTCTTCGCGACGATGATCGACAACGTCGAGATGTCGCTCGCGAAGACGGACGAGCGCATCGCTCGCCGCTACCTCGCCCTCGGCGACCGTGAGGACCTCTCCGGGCTCGTGCTCGACGAGATGCGCCTGACGATCGAGTGGGTCCTGGCGACGACGGGCCGCTCCCGGATGCTCGCGGACATGCGCGTCCTCGGCCGAGCCGTGCAGATGCGCAGCCCGTACGTCGACGCGCTGTCGCTCATCCAGGTGCGCGCCCTGCGGGTGCTGCGTCTCGACGACACGCGCCCCGAGGAGGAGGTGGCCCGCATCAAGCGGCTCCTCCTGATCACGATGAACGGTGTCGCAGCAGGGCTGCAGAACACCGGCTGACACAGCGCGCCGGGCGCGCTCCCGGCAGGAAGAAGCAACAACATGAGCCGGGACCACGACGACGTGATCGACCGGGTGACGTGGCGTGCCGTCGTCATCTGGTCGATCGCCGTGCTCGCCTACGCGATCGCGGTGCTCGCCCGTAGCTCTCTGTCCGCGACCGGCGTCGAGGCAGCACTGCGCTTCGAGACGTCGGCCTCGGCGCTGTCGATGTTCGCGGTGCTGCAGCTCGCTGTGTACGCGGGCATGCAGATCCCTGCGGGGATCTTCCTCGACCGCTACGGCGCCCGCATCGCGATCACGCTCGGCTGCGCCCTCATCGCAGGCGGGCAGGTCGCGATGGCGTTCGCGTCGTCCGTCCCCGAGGCGGTCGGCGCGCGCATCCTCGTGGGCGGCGGCGACTCGTTCGTGTTCATCTCGGTGATCCGGCTCGTGCCCGCGTGGTTCCCGCCGCGCGCCGTCCCGCTGACCACGCAGCTCACCGGGATGTTCGGCCAGCTCGGCCAGCTCGGCAGCCTCGTGCCGTTCGTCGCGCTGCTCGAGGCGCGGGGCTGGCCGACGGCGTTCGTCACGGCCGGTTCGCTCGCGGCGCTCATCGCGGCGCTCGTCGCGATCGTCGTGCGCGACGGCCGTGCACGCGTCGTCGTCGACCTTCCCGAGGAGCCCGAGCCCGCCCCTGCCGAGCGTGACGTCGCCGCGGTGCGCCCGCCGACGATGCTCGAGACGTGGCGGGACCCCGGCACGCGCGCAGGGTTCTGGGCGCACTTCGTCGCGCCGTTCCCGGCGTACGCGTTCGTCCTGCTGTGGGGCTCGGTCTACATGACGCGCGCCGAGGGCCTGAGCTCGGACGCCTCGCTCGGCGTCCTCAACTTCTACGTCGTCGCGTGCCTCGTCATGGGACCGCTCCTCGGCGTGCTCGCGGGGCGCTTCCCGCGCCGCAGGCTCGTGCTCGTCCTGACCGTCGTCGGAGCGCAGGTCCTCGCGTGGGTCCTCGTGCTCGCGTGGCCCGGCGCGACGCCTGTCCCCGCGCTGCTCGTCCTCGCGACGACGATGGGCGCGGCCGGACCGGGCTCTCTCGTGGGCTTCGACTACGCGCGCGAGACCAACCCCTTGCGCACGCTCGGCCTGTCGACCGGCATGGTCAACACGGGCGGCTTCATCTCGACGCTCACGACCATGCTGCTCGTCGGCGTCGCGCTCGACCTCCTCGGCGAGGGCACGCCCGACCTCATCACCGACCGTGGCTTCACGCTGGCCTGGCTCACGCTCGTGCCGCTGTGGGCGCTCGGCGTCACGATGCTCGTGCGCGCCGACGGCCGCCTGCGCCGTGCGCGGGCGGCCGCCTGACCTCGGTCCGCGTCAGCGCAGGTCCTCTGCGTGCCCCACGCGACCGTGCGCGCGCGTCTGCGCGATCACCAGGCGCAGCCCCTCGACGACGAGAGCGTGGTCGTCCATCTGGGGCAGGCCGGAGACCGTCACCGTGCCGACCATGCCCACGCTCTGCACGAGCACGGGGAACGAGCCGCCGTGCGCCGCGTAGGCCGTCTCGTCGAACCACGGGTCGTCCTCGATGCGGCGGCCCTTCAGCCGGGGGCGCAGGCCCACGAGGAGCGACGGCTCGGCGTAGCGCAGGACCGTGGCGGTCTTGCGGCGGATCCAGTCGGCGTTGTCGCGGGTCGCGCCGGGCATGGCGACGTGGAACAGGGTGTGGTCCCCGCGCGAGACGTCGATCGCGACGGGCAGCTCGCGCTCCTCGGCGAGCCGCACGAGCGTGAGCCCGAGCCTTCGGGCGTCGTCCGCCGTGAACGAGGCCAGGTGCAGCTCGGACATCTCCGCCTCGATCTGCGAGATCGTCGCGGCGATCTCCTCGGGCCCCTTCGGGTAGTCGGTCATGGTCACTCCTCGGGTCGAACCTGCGGTGGAACGCGCTGACGGGTCACGAGGCTGCGACGGCAAGCACCTCCCCCTGCCGGGCGGAGCGGCGCGCGGTCTCGAGCACGTCGAGGACAGCGGCCGCGTCGGTCACGCTCACGGGCGCGGGCGCTCCCTCGTGGAAGGCGCGGGCCACGCCCGCGTAGTACGCGGGGTAGTCCCCCGCGAGCACGGGCCGGGTCGAGCGCTCGGGGCCCGCGACGACGTCGGCGGTCGCGGGCGTCTCGGCGACGCCCCACAGGGAGCCGTCGTCCGCGAGGCCGTCGCCGACCGGGTAGCGGCCGGCACGCAACGCGTCCTCCTGCGGGTCGAGCCCCCACGTGACGATCGCGGCGTTCGAGCCGACGACGCGGAACCGCGGGTTCTCGTGGGCGGCGACCGCGCTCATCCAGAGGTGCGAGCGCACGCCGCCGACGTGCGTGAGAGCGACGAACGAGTCGTCGTCGGCCTCGACACCCTCCCGGCGGACGTCGCACTCGGCGTACACGCTCGCGACGGGGCCGAAGAGCTGGACCGCCTGGTCGACGAGGTGCGCGCCGAGGTCCCACAGCAGGCCGCCCGCCATCTCGGGCGCGGCGGACTCGCGCCAGCCGCCTGTCGCGACGGGGCTCCACCGCTCGAAGCGGGACTCGAAGCGTCGCACGTCGCCGAGCAGGCCGGACGAGACGGCGTCGCGCACGGTGAGGAAGTCGCCGTCCCAGCGGCGGTTCTGGAAGACCGTGAGCAGCAGCCCGCGGGACCGGGCGAGCGCGTCGAGCTCGCGGGCCGCGCGCGCGTCGGGCGCGACGGGCTTGTCGACGACGACCGCGAGGTCGCGCTCGAGCGCGGCACGCGCGAGCGGCACGTGCGAGTCGTTGGGCGTCGCGACGACGACGAGGTCGAGCCCGAGGGTCCACAGCTCGTCGACCGCGGCGACGACCGTCGCGCCCGGGTAGCGCGCCGACGCGGCGGCTGCCCGGTCCGCGCGCCCGGTGACGATCGCGCTGAGCTCGAGGCCTGGTGTCGAGGCGATGAGCGGCGCGTGGAACGCCTCCCCCGCGAGCCCGTACCCGATGAGGCCTACCCGTGCGTCCTTGCGTGCCACGTCGTCCATGCCGTGCTTGTCCTCCGTCGTCGTCGTCCGGTGTCACCTCCATCTTCGCCCACGTGAGGGCTCCGGATCCATCCGCACGGCCGGACGGTCGTAGGCTCGTCACGTGCCTCGCTCCTCCCTCCTGCGCCCTTCTCGCGCACGCGCCCGCGTCGCGGCCGCGCTCGGTGCGCTGCTCCTCGCCGTGACCGCCGCGTGCGGCCCCGACGCCCCGCCCGAGCCGGCGGCGCCGTACACCGCGGCCGACGGCAGCTACCACGTGCCCGTCCTCATGGCGGACATGCGCTTCGAGCCGTCGACGATCGTCGTGCCGGAGGGTGCGCACCTCGTCGTGGAGCTCGAGAACACCGACGGCATGCCGCACGACCTCGTCCTGCCCGACGGCGCCACGTCGGGCCTGCTGTCGCGCGGGCAGAAGGCGACCGTCGACGTCGGGACGGTGACGGAGGCTCTCGAGGGCTGGTGCTCGGTCCAAGGGCACCGCGCCGCAGGGATGGTGCTCGGCATCAGCGTCGGCTGACGCGCCCGCGGGCGCCTTCGGTGATCTACGTCACGATGAGGGGACCATCGGCCCGCGGAATGCCGACCCGCGACCGCAAGACTGGCGTGCAGGAACAGTCGCCGGACGCGGGAGGAGAACCGTGCAGGAGGTCCTGGTCGTGGGTGCCACGGGCACGCTCGGCTACCACGCGACCCTCGAGCTCCACCGGCGCGGGTACGCCGTCACGGGCCTCGCCCTGCCGGAGCCGGGCGCCGCGCACCTCCTCCCCGCGGGCGTCGAGCTCGTCCTCGAGGACCTCAACGCCATGTCCGACGGCGAGCTCGCGAACCTGCTCGTCGGCAAGCACGCGGTCGTGTACGCGGCCGGCTTCGACGACCGCGTCGTCCCGGACAGCCCCGCCGCGCACTTCTTCTACGAGGTCAACGTCCGGCCGGTGCAGCGCGTCGTCCGCGTCGCGCGTGCCACGCGCGTCGCACGCTTCGTCCTGTTCGGCTCGCACACGGTCGAGTGGGGCGAGATGTGGCCCGAGCTGGGCTTCCGCACGCGCAACGGCTACCCTCGCACGCGCTTCGTCCAGGAGGAGGTCGCGGTGCTCGAGGGCGAGGGCGCGATGACCGTCTCGGTCCTGCGCCTGCCCTACGTTTTCGGCACGACGCCGGGCCGCACCTCGCTGTGGCAGGTGTTCGTCGACCGTGTCGCGGCGCAGAAGGGCGACGTCGTCGTGCAGGGCGGCTCGACGTCGTCCGTGACCGTGCGCCAGGTCGCGCAGGCGACGGTCGGCGCGATCGAGCGAGGCGTCCACGGCGGACGCTACGCGATCAACGGCTACGACCTGTCGTACGCCGAGCTGCACCGCGTCATCTGCCGCGAGCTCGGGCGCTCGCCGGGCGACGTCGTCGTCGCGCCGCTCGAGCCGCAGCTCGCGAGCATGGAGCGTTACGACAGCGCTACCGCCTCGATGGGCAAGGAGCACGGCATCCACATGGCCGACGCGGTGCGGTTCCAGGACCGGTACGCGTGCACCCCGACGCGCCTGACGCAGGACGTCCTCGGCTACGAGGACGACGACGTGCCCGCCGCGATGACCGAGACCATCCGCGAGTGCGTCGCGCGGCACGCCGCGCGACGCACCTGACCGCCCGACCACCTCACGACGCGAACGGGCACCCCGCGCACGCGATCGCCGCGAGCGACGACGACGCCGTCGGGCACGAGCCGCACCCGCCCCCGACCGCCTGGCTGGGCGTGACCACCAGGCCCAACCTGCGAGCGAGGTCGAGCGCCGCGTCGACCGCCCCCGAGTCCACACCCAGGTCCGCGGCGATCCGCCTCGACGTCGCTCCCTCCCCCGCCCGCGCCACCACGTCGGCGACGAAACCCTGACCGTGCCTCACCACCACAGTCTCCCGACCTGGAACACCGCGACGGCGAGGAACCACGCCGTGACGAGCTGGATCGCGACCGCGACCGCCGTGCGGCGCGCGCCCAGCAGGCGGGCCTGCTCAGCGACAGTCGCGAGGCACGGCGTGTACGTCAGCACGAAGACGAGGAACGCGATCGCGGCGACACCGCCGTGGCCACCGGAGCTCTCGTCGAAGGACGCCCGCAGGCGCTCCGCGAGGCTCCCGCCGTCCGCCGGGTCCTGCGGCTCGTCGACCGCGAACGACTGTGCGAACGCCCCGACGACGACCTCCTTCGCGACGAAGCCCGTCGCGAGCGCCGCCGTCGCGTGCCAGTCGCCGAAGCCGGCCGGCCCGAACACCGGCGCTGCGGCCTGCGCCGCCCAGCCGTACGCGCTGTCCCCCACCGGGACGTCCGCGACCTGGTGCTCGCCCGTGACCGGGACGGCCTGCAGGAGCCACACGACCGTGAGGGTCAGGACGATGATCGTCCCCGCCTTGCGCACGAACGCCTCGACCCGCTTGCCCGCGGACAGCAGGAGCGCCCGCAGGCGCGGCCGCTGGTAGGCGGGCAGCGCGATCACGAGCGGCTCGCGGCCGAGGTCCCGGAAGACCGTGCGGCGCAGCACGAGGCCCACCACGACGACCATGAGCACCGACACGACGTACATCGCGAGCACGACCGTGCCTGCATGGTCGGGGAAGAACGCCCCCGCGAGAAGCACGTACACGGTCAGCCGCGCCGCGCACGACGTGTACGGCACGAGGAACGCCGTGAGCGTGCGCTGCCGGGCGTCCGGGAGCGTGCGGGTCGCGGCGAGCGCCGACAGGTTGCACCCGAACCCGACGACGAGCGGCAGCACCGCACGGCCGTCGAGACCGATCGCGCGCATCACACGGTCGGCGACGAACGCGGCCCGGGCGAGGTAGCCTGAGTCCTCGAGCAGCGCGACGCCGACGAACATCATCCCCATGAGCGGCGCGAACGACAGGACCGTGCCGAGGCCCGCGACGAGGCCGTCGACGACGAGACCCTCGAGCCATGCCGGGCCTGGCATCACGTCGGCGAGGAGCCCTGCGAACCAGCCGCCCACCGCACGGTCGACGAGGCCCATGAGGGGCGCGGCGACCGACGTCGCGACCTGGAACGCGAGCCACATGACCACGAGCAGGACGGGCAGGCCGACCCACGGCTGCAGGAGCCACCGGTCGACGCGGTCGGTGACGCTCGGGCGGGCCGTCTCCGGGACGCCGACGACCGCACGCTGCACCTCGTCGACCCAGGCGAAGAGCACGTCGGCGTGCGCGAGCTCGGCCTCGAGCGAGACCGGCTGCCGGGGCTCGGCGTGGTTGGGGGCCGTGCGCGCGACGAGCGCCGCGAGGGACGTGGTGCTCGACGTATCCGTCGGGCCGTCGGTGGCCGCGCCGTCGAGCACGCGTCGCACCTCGCGGGCGAGCGCCTCTCCTCCGCGTCCGCGGCGCGGGTCGATCGCGACGACTGGCACGCCCAACGTCTCCGCGAGCGCGTCGGCGGGGACGGGCGCGCCTGCGCGCGCGGCGACGTCGTTCATCGTCACGGCCACGACGACCGGCACGCGTCGCTCCGCGACCTGAGCGAGCAGGTACAGCGAGCGTGGCAGGGCGGACGCGTCGACAAGCACGACGACGACGTCGGCACGGTCGGGCCCGACGTCGGCGACGGCGGCCGCGGTGACCTCCTCATCGGGCGACCGCGCGAGGAGCGAGTAGGTACCGGGCAGGTCGGTCAGCCGCACCGGGCGGTCCTCGGCGCTCCACGTGCCGCGACGCAACTCGACTGTCGTGCCGGGGGCGTTCATGACGTGCTGACGTGCACCGGTGAGGAGGTTGAAGAGCGTCGACTTGCCGACGTTCGGGTTACCGACGAGGAGGACCGTCGGGAGGTCGAGGGTCCGCGCCTGCGGCGCTCCCGCTGGCTCGTGGCAGGTCATCAGGCCTCGGCGGGGAGGTGCACGCGGATCGCGCGGACGGTGGGCCCGTCGACGCCGAGCCGCATGCCGGTCATCGCACCGCGCGATGCGCTCGCTCCCGGGGTGCCCAGCGCGAGCACGCGACCGCCGAAGGCGGCCCGGTTGAGCACGCGGACCGTCGCGCCCGGACGCAGCCCGAGCTCGCCCAGCCGGAAGGTCACGTCGGCGTCCGCGCCGACGTCGACCGAGGCGATGCGCGCCGTCGCTCCGACGGGAAGGTCCACGAGGTCCATGCGCCGA
This genomic window from Flavimobilis soli contains:
- a CDS encoding MFS transporter — its product is MSRDHDDVIDRVTWRAVVIWSIAVLAYAIAVLARSSLSATGVEAALRFETSASALSMFAVLQLAVYAGMQIPAGIFLDRYGARIAITLGCALIAGGQVAMAFASSVPEAVGARILVGGGDSFVFISVIRLVPAWFPPRAVPLTTQLTGMFGQLGQLGSLVPFVALLEARGWPTAFVTAGSLAALIAALVAIVVRDGRARVVVDLPEEPEPAPAERDVAAVRPPTMLETWRDPGTRAGFWAHFVAPFPAYAFVLLWGSVYMTRAEGLSSDASLGVLNFYVVACLVMGPLLGVLAGRFPRRRLVLVLTVVGAQVLAWVLVLAWPGATPVPALLVLATTMGAAGPGSLVGFDYARETNPLRTLGLSTGMVNTGGFISTLTTMLLVGVALDLLGEGTPDLITDRGFTLAWLTLVPLWALGVTMLVRADGRLRRARAAA
- a CDS encoding FeoA family protein, which codes for MDLVDLPVGATARIASVDVGADADVTFRLGELGLRPGATVRVLNRAAFGGRVLALGTPGASASRGAMTGMRLGVDGPTVRAIRVHLPAEA
- the feoB gene encoding ferrous iron transport protein B, translated to MTCHEPAGAPQARTLDLPTVLLVGNPNVGKSTLFNLLTGARQHVMNAPGTTVELRRGTWSAEDRPVRLTDLPGTYSLLARSPDEEVTAAAVADVGPDRADVVVVLVDASALPRSLYLLAQVAERRVPVVVAVTMNDVAARAGAPVPADALAETLGVPVVAIDPRRGRGGEALAREVRRVLDGAATDGPTDTSSTTSLAALVARTAPNHAEPRQPVSLEAELAHADVLFAWVDEVQRAVVGVPETARPSVTDRVDRWLLQPWVGLPVLLVVMWLAFQVATSVAAPLMGLVDRAVGGWFAGLLADVMPGPAWLEGLVVDGLVAGLGTVLSFAPLMGMMFVGVALLEDSGYLARAAFVADRVMRAIGLDGRAVLPLVVGFGCNLSALAATRTLPDARQRTLTAFLVPYTSCAARLTVYVLLAGAFFPDHAGTVVLAMYVVSVLMVVVVGLVLRRTVFRDLGREPLVIALPAYQRPRLRALLLSAGKRVEAFVRKAGTIIVLTLTVVWLLQAVPVTGEHQVADVPVGDSAYGWAAQAAAPVFGPAGFGDWHATAALATGFVAKEVVVGAFAQSFAVDEPQDPADGGSLAERLRASFDESSGGHGGVAAIAFLVFVLTYTPCLATVAEQARLLGARRTAVAVAIQLVTAWFLAVAVFQVGRLWW
- a CDS encoding phosphoenolpyruvate carboxylase, which gives rise to MSDKENAPAPTEDRRHARHELPDELRADVRLLGGLLGQVLTESVGPDLLEDVEKLRSLTIAAYSDPSPDAIQAAADLIETFSLERAEEVARAFLCYFHLVNLAEEHHRVRVLRRREAEGATHSDSLEHAVAQLRDEIGDEETARRIQGLEFRPVLTAHPTEARRRAVAAAIRRITELLAARDAVDLGGITLADNTRRLTAEIDALWRTSPLRSSKPSPLDEVRTAMSTFDQTLFEVFPEVYRRFDQLLTGEDAGRVAPVVPPFVRLGTWIGADRDGNPNVTATITRQAAAIANEHVLIALEQVATRLGRSLTLDADTTPPSAELEKLWKAQQVLAEDLTKEIALRSPNEPYRRVLLVIARRIAATLSRNADLAYVKAEDLLADLLVVQGSLVEAGAPRAAYAELQQLIWQVQTFGFHLAEHEIRQHSQVHRETLAEIAEKGADGDLSDRSREVLDVFRAIAAIQKRYGVPAARRYIVSFTTSAEDLANVYELARHALGADAELPVLDVIPLFETFADLEASVDVLDETIKQPAVRERLAATGRRLEVMLGYSDSSKDVGPVSATLALYDAQSRIAQWARRNDITLTLFHGRGGALGRGGGPANRAILAQPPHSVDGRFKLTEQGEVIAARYGHPVIAARHIDQVAAATLLASAPSIEERNAGAAEKFKDMAATMDAASRERFFALVKSPGFPRWFAQVTPQDEVGLLPLGSRPAKRGLSMNSLDDLRAIPWVFAWTQARINLTGWFGLGTALQAIGDPEKLQQAYREWPLFATMIDNVEMSLAKTDERIARRYLALGDREDLSGLVLDEMRLTIEWVLATTGRSRMLADMRVLGRAVQMRSPYVDALSLIQVRALRVLRLDDTRPEEEVARIKRLLLITMNGVAAGLQNTG
- a CDS encoding heme-degrading domain-containing protein — encoded protein: MTDYPKGPEEIAATISQIEAEMSELHLASFTADDARRLGLTLVRLAEERELPVAIDVSRGDHTLFHVAMPGATRDNADWIRRKTATVLRYAEPSLLVGLRPRLKGRRIEDDPWFDETAYAAHGGSFPVLVQSVGMVGTVTVSGLPQMDDHALVVEGLRLVIAQTRAHGRVGHAEDLR
- a CDS encoding Gfo/Idh/MocA family protein — translated: MDDVARKDARVGLIGYGLAGEAFHAPLIASTPGLELSAIVTGRADRAAAASARYPGATVVAAVDELWTLGLDLVVVATPNDSHVPLARAALERDLAVVVDKPVAPDARAARELDALARSRGLLLTVFQNRRWDGDFLTVRDAVSSGLLGDVRRFESRFERWSPVATGGWRESAAPEMAGGLLWDLGAHLVDQAVQLFGPVASVYAECDVRREGVEADDDSFVALTHVGGVRSHLWMSAVAAHENPRFRVVGSNAAIVTWGLDPQEDALRAGRYPVGDGLADDGSLWGVAETPATADVVAGPERSTRPVLAGDYPAYYAGVARAFHEGAPAPVSVTDAAAVLDVLETARRSARQGEVLAVAAS
- a CDS encoding cupredoxin domain-containing protein; protein product: MPRSSLLRPSRARARVAAALGALLLAVTAACGPDAPPEPAAPYTAADGSYHVPVLMADMRFEPSTIVVPEGAHLVVELENTDGMPHDLVLPDGATSGLLSRGQKATVDVGTVTEALEGWCSVQGHRAAGMVLGISVG
- a CDS encoding NAD-dependent epimerase/dehydratase family protein, which codes for MQEVLVVGATGTLGYHATLELHRRGYAVTGLALPEPGAAHLLPAGVELVLEDLNAMSDGELANLLVGKHAVVYAAGFDDRVVPDSPAAHFFYEVNVRPVQRVVRVARATRVARFVLFGSHTVEWGEMWPELGFRTRNGYPRTRFVQEEVAVLEGEGAMTVSVLRLPYVFGTTPGRTSLWQVFVDRVAAQKGDVVVQGGSTSSVTVRQVAQATVGAIERGVHGGRYAINGYDLSYAELHRVICRELGRSPGDVVVAPLEPQLASMERYDSATASMGKEHGIHMADAVRFQDRYACTPTRLTQDVLGYEDDDVPAAMTETIRECVARHAARRT